A stretch of the Argentina anserina chromosome 6, drPotAnse1.1, whole genome shotgun sequence genome encodes the following:
- the LOC126801276 gene encoding uncharacterized protein LOC126801276, with protein MASDFAFTQDELNIDDGVGYPNAYAKLCRNRRAGLYSHGPPFTFMPYCLQQQEDLRARELERMFPIVDPKAKPTARPKIFVSLLWKQLNHLGNAGFDPAVIRVDPYGNVLYYHADSASPLAWDIDHWFPCSRGGLTVPSNLRILQWQACQRKNNKLEFVIPWWDLQLGISVNQFLSIFASSNSDFRHRAFSFLFAEGENEELNSLQTVDSHCFPQHFEESKQNVGLAPAALVVSRRESCGSSSALKSLDYNKQIRAYYPAIAARKVKPNYSQENEDPNFVANPYQAIVMARDSLKQREEAAKMQAEIQSLDDEVNELRKKNEDDKVTIQNLEQTLIKRRRRAEKCRRLAEAQSSYKSTLEKMIRDAMHQSVLYKEQLRLNQAASNALMARLEAQKAMCDASENQLHKKYKERDEIEKQIRPEWEQTRKRSRMDDTLDEESESRPVLYLEGIKPKALVHKELRVFLEEEQKASNAALSQNEDERQIELAEELKRPTKRLSIDNLGEHGRFIVELEDENSLERKMRALKIEGKKHKFQFPVVREPEIEEDEESRKERGKGNVEKWLQLLLENSTEEELVSQNETETNRTNDIIKQLNLKYPEKEATNLKSPEVDAKEGVAQVSEKNKRVSSSALKMVSPEVREKYDSAQKMVSPIEGVVSSRKSFEGRERRDRSTGKENKVARSESARVFRRIPSSPSIILGMKKGVDCMRKKPIVSSDDEENYAMGNNSFMKSSMKIIKKAVKM; from the exons ATGGCTTCTGATTTCGCATTCACACAAGATGAGTTGAACATCGACGACGGCGTTGGGTACCCAAATGCCTACGCTAAGCTCTGCCGCAACCGCCGCGCTGGGTTGTATAGTCATG GGCCTCCATTCACTTTCATGCCTTATTGTCTGCAGCAGCAAGAG GATTTGAGAGCAAGAGAATTAGAGAGAATGTTTCCGATTGTTGACCCCAAGGCAAAACCTACTGCCAGGCCTAAGATATTTGTTAGTCTTCTGTGGAAGCAGCTCAACCACCTTGG GAATGCTGGGTTTGATCCTGCAGTGATTCGAGTAGACCCCTATGGAAATGTTCTGTATTACCATGCTGATTCTGCTTCTCCCCTTGCTTGGGATATAGATCATTGGTTTCCCTGCTCGA GGGGAGGATTGACTGTGCCTAGCAATTTGAGGATACTACAGTGGCAAGCTTGCCAGAGGAAGAATAACAAGCTAGAGTTTGTGATTCCATGGTGGGATTTGCAATTGGGGATATCTGTGAACCAGTTCTTATCCATATTTGCTTCTTCTAACTCAGATTTCAG GCACAGGGCATTCTCATTTCTTTTCGCTGAAGGTGAAAATGAGGAACTCAATTCATTACAGACTGTAGATTCACATTGTTTTCCACAACATTTCGaagaatcaaaacaaaatgtggGCTTAGCTCCGGCTGCTCTGGTTGTATCCCGAAGGGAGTCGTGTGGTTCTTCATCTGCTTTGAAATCCCTGGACTACAACAAGCAGATAAGGGCCTACTATCCGGCAATTG CTGCAAGAAAAGTGAAGCCTAATTATTCACAAGAAAATGAGGACCCAAACTTTGTTGCAAACCCCTACCAAGCTATTGTCATGGCTAGAGATTCCCTAAAACAAAGAGAAGAAGCTGCAAAGATGCAGGCGGAGATACAAAGCTTGGATGATGAAGTGAACGAactaaggaaaaaaaatgaagatgatAAAGTCACCATTCAGAACTTGGAACAGACATTGATAAAGCGTCGGAGGAGGGCAGAGAAATGTAGGCGGCTAGCAGAGGCACAGTCATCATATAAGTCTACACTTGAAAAGATGATTCGCGACGCTATGCACCA GTCTGTCCTTTATAAAGAGCAGCTGAGATTGAACCAGGCTGCAAGTAATGCACTCATGGCAAGACTCGAGGCACAAAAGGCAATGTGCGATGCCTCAGAGAACCAGCTTCACAAGAAGTACAAGGAGAGAGATGAGATTGAGAAACAGATAAGGCCTGAATGGGAACAAACAAGGAAGAGATCAAGAATGGATGATACCTTAGACGAGGAGAGTGAAAGTAGGCCAGTTCTTTATCTAGAAGGAATAAAACCCAAGGCACTTGTACATAAGGAACTTCGAGTGTTTCTGGAGGAAGAACAGAAGGCATCTAATGCTGCTTTATCACAGAACGAAGATGAAAGGCAAATAGAACTGGCTGAAGAGCTTAAAAGACCTACAAAGCGGTTGTCCATTGACAACCTTGGGGAGCATGGCAGGTTCATTGTTGAACTAGAAGATGAGAACTCATTAGAGCGCAAAATGAGAGCACTAAAGATAGAAGGGAAGAAGCACAAGTTTCAATTTCCTGTTGTTCGAGAACCAGAAATcgaggaagatgaagaaagcAGGAAAGAGCGTGGAAAGGGGAATGTAGAGAAATGGCTTCAATTGCTATTGGAGAATTCTACAGAAGAGGAGTTGGTATCTCAGAATGAAACTGAAACAAACAGGACTAATGATATAATCAAACAATTGAATTTGAAGTACCCAGAAAAGGAGGCTACGAATCTTAAGTCTCCAGAAGTTGATGCCAAAGAAGGTGTGGCACAGGTCAGTGAGAAAAATAAGCGGGTTAGTAGCAGTGCACTAAAAATGGTTTCTCCTGAAGTCCGAGAGAAATATGACAGTGCACAAAAAATGGTTTCTCCTATTGAGGGAGTTGTTAGTAGCAGGAAGAGCTTTGAAGGGAGGGAAAGAAGGGATAGAAGTACTGGGAAGGAAAACAAAGTAGCAAGGTCTGAGAGTGCAAGAGTCTTTCGACGAATCCCATCTTCTCCATCAATAATCCTGGGAATGAAGAAGGGTGTTGACTGCATGAGAAAGAAGCCCATTGTAAGtagtgatgatgaagaaaattaTGCTATGGGAAACAATAGCTTCATGAAGTCATCAATGAAGATAATCAAGAAGGCGGTGAAAATGTGA
- the LOC126798914 gene encoding pentatricopeptide repeat-containing protein At1g15510, chloroplastic gives MAVSANTSQFPYSPHLPNPHLPKTHKLESLTFSPTTLQTPHISSRKTQQTTVCTTSSVAATANQNPNSDLYRLCRHGHLDKALSLLDSMQELQLKVEEDAYVALVRLCEWKRTHEDGARIYKYISTSMTLLSVRLGNALLSMFVRFGNLVDAWFVFGRMAERDVFSWNVLVGGYAKAGFFDEALSLYHRMLWVGIVPDVYTFPCVLRTCGGVPDLARGREVHVHVIRFGYEADVDVVNALITMYVKCGAVGSARVLFDRMPRRDRISWNAMISGYFENGECLEGLRLFNKMLELSVDPDLMTVTSLLSACEVLGDEELGREIHGYVVKTEMVDDVSVCSSLIQMYSVVGHLGEAEKLFCRMEDKDVVLWTSMISGYVNNGLPEKAVETYKVMEQEGIMPDEITIASVISACACLGNLDMGIRLHELAVRAGLISYVIVANTLIDMYSKCKRIDKALEVFHHIPGKNVISWTSIILGLRTNNRCFEALILFRKMILRLKPNSITLVSVLSACARIGALMCGKEIHAHALRTGIAFDGFLPNAVLDMYVRCGRMGSAWNQFNHNKNDVTAWNIILTGYAQRGQGRNSIELFHTMAESRVDPDEITFMALLGACSRSGMVSEGLEYFISMKLNYGIAPNLKHYACVVDLLGRAGQLADAHEFIQKIPINPDAAIWGALLNACVIHKQVELGQLAAQKIFELGAQSVGYYMLVCNLYADSGMWEEVAMVRNTMRDSGLTVDAGCSWVEVKGKVHAFLSGDNFHPQIEELNAVLEGFYEKMRSVAFTEPENRLKDEVEASKAEIFCGHSERLAVAFGLINTAPGTPIWVTKNLYMCQSCHSTVKFISKVVRREICIRDTEKFHHFKDGFCTCADEGYWGKPEN, from the coding sequence ATGGCGGTCTCAGCCAACACCTCCCAGTTCCCTTACTCCCCCCACCTCCCAAACCCTCACCTCCCCAAAACCCACAAGCTCGAATCCCTCACCTTCTCCCCCACCACCCTCCAAACTCCCCACATCTCCTCCCGCAAAACCCAACAAACCACCGTCTGCACCACCTCCTCCGTCGCTGCCACCGCCAACCAGAACCCCAACTCCGACTTATACAGACTCTGCCGCCATGGCCACCTAGACAAAGCCCTCAGCCTCCTGGACTCTATGCAGGAGCTCCAACTCAAAGTGGAAGAAGACGCTTATGTTGCTCTGGTCAGGCTTTGCGAGTGGAAGAGGACCCACGAAGATGGAGCTCGGATTTACAAGTACATATCGACCTCGATGACCCTTTTGAGCGTTAGGCTTGGAAATGCGTTGTTGAGTATGTTTGTGAGGTTTGGGAACTTGGTTGATGCTTGGTTTGTGTTTGGGAGGATGGCTGAGAGGGATGTGTTTTCTTGGAATGTGTTGGTTGGTGGGTACGCCAAAGCCGGGTTTTTCGATGAGGCGTTGAGTTTGTATCATAGGATGTTGTGGGTTGGGATTGTGCCGGATGTGTATACGTTTCCTTGTGTGCTTAGGACTTGTGGGGGAGTGCCCGACTTGGCGAGGGGGAGGGAGGTTCATGTTCATGTGATTAGATTTGGGTATGAGGCCGATGTGGATGTTGTGAATGCTTTGATTACAATGTATGTGAAATGTGGGGCGGTTGGTAGTGCGCGTGTGTTGTTTGATAGAATGCCTAGGAGGGATAGGATATCGTGGAACGCGATGATTTCGGGGTATTTTGAGAATGGGGAGTGTTTGGAAGGGTTGAGGTTGTTTAACAAGATGTTGGAGCTTTCGGTTGATCCGGATTTGATGACTGTGACTAGCCTGTTATCGGCTTGTGAGGTTCTCGGTGATGAGGAGTTAGGGAGggagattcatggttatgttGTGAAGACGGAAATGGTGGATGATGTTTCGGTGTGTAGTTCTTTGATTCAGATGTATTCAGTTGTTGGCCATTTGGGGGAGGCTGAGAAACTGTTTTGTAGGATGGAAGATAAAGATGTGGTGTTGTGGACATCGATGATTTCGGGCTATGTGAACAACGGGCTGCCTGAGAAGGCTGTGGAAACCTACAAAGTGATGGAGCAGGAGGGTATAATGCCAGATGAAATAACTATAGCTAGTGTTATATCTGCTTGTGCTTGTTTAGGGAATTTAGATATGGGCATCAGGCTTCATGAGCTTGCTGTCAGAGCCGGGCTCATATCATATGTGATAGTTGCTAATACTCTCATTGATATGTATTCCAAGTGTAAACGTATTGACAAAGCACTGGAAGTGTTCCACCACATCCCAGGAAAGAATGTGATATCTTGGACTTCAATCATACTCGGCCTTCGGACAAACAATCGGTGCTTTGaggctttgattttgtttcgGAAAATGATACTCAGGTTAAAACCAAATTCTATTACCTTGGTTTCTGTCCTATCTGCTTGTGCTAGAATAGGAGCTTTGATGTGCGGAAAGGAGATTCATGCTCATGCATTAAGAACTGGTATTGCATTTGATGGTTTTTTACCCAATGCAGTTCTAGACATGTACGTAAGGTGTGGAAGGATGGGATCCGCATGGAACCAGTTCAACCATAACAAGAACGATGTCACAGCATGGAATATCATACTAACTGGATATGCTCAGAGAGGGCAAGGAAGGAATTCCATTGAGCTGTTCCATACAATGGCAGAGTCAAGGGTAGACCCAGATGAGATCACATTTATGGCGTTACTAGGTGCTTGTAGTAGGTCTGGTATGGTCAGTGAAGGTTTGGAGTATTTCATTAGCATGAAACTTAATTATGGCATTGCACCTAATCTGAAACACTATGCCTGCGTTGTTGATCTACTTGGCCGTGCGGGGCAATTGGCTGATGCTCACGAGTTTATACAGAAGATTCCTATAAATCCAGATGCAGCTATCTGGGGAGCCTTGTTAAATGCTTGCGTGATCCACAAGCAGGTTGAACTTGGTCAACTTGCAGCCCAGAAGATATTTGAATTGGGTGCGCAAAGTGTAGGGTATTACATGCTTGTCTGCAACCTTTATGCTGACAGTGGTATGTGGGAAGAAGTTGCAATGGTAAGAAACACGATGAGGGACAGTGGACTTACTGTAGATGCTGGGTGCAGTTGGGTTGAAGTAAAGGGAAAAGTTCATGCTTTCCTAAGTGGTGACAATTTCCACCCTCAAATAGAGGAACTCAATGCAGTTCTGGAGGGGTTTTATGAGAAAATGAGATCAGTGGCTTTCACAGAGCCAGAAAATAGGCTTAAAGATGAAGTTGAAGCTTCAAAAGCTGAGATATTTTGTGGACATAGTGAGAGACTAGCAGTTGCATTTGGCCTCATTAATACAGCCCCTGGGACGCCTATATGGGTGACAAAGAATCTTTATATGTGCCAAAGCTGTCATAGTACTGTCAAATTTATCTCTAAGGTTGTGCGCCGGGAGATTTGTATAAGGGATACTGAAAAGTTCCACCATTTTAAGGATGGTTTCTGTACTTGTGCTGATGAAGGTTACTGGGGAAAGCCAGAGAATTGA